Genomic DNA from Marispirochaeta aestuarii:
GCGGAGGACTGGGACAAATCCATCGATATTTTGAAGCGAATCCTCGATTACGATCCAAAGAACGTATGGGCCAGAAAAGAAATTACCGAATGCTATCGACAGAAATTCAAGGACCACAGCCAGTTGGCCGAGTATATCCGGATTTCGAACCTTACCCAGAGCTGGCGGAACGTTCACGATGCAATCGCGGACTTTGAAAAGCACATCTCCTTTGACTCCGGCAATTTTGTCTGTCACCGCTCCTGGGGAATCGGACGTATCCGGGCAATCGATGGCGATGACATAACCATAGACTTTACCAGAAAGCGCGGTCATTCCATGTCACTGAAGATGGCGGTAAACGCCCTCTCCTCCCTCCAGCGTGACCATATCTGGGTTCTGAAGGTAACCAAAAGCAAGGACGAGCTGCGCAGCATGGTGAAGGAAGACCCCTCCTGGGCACTTCGTACCATCATCAGGAGTTTTGACAATGCGGCCAACATGAAACAGATCAAGGCCGAGCTTGTTCCTTCCATCCTGACCCCCAGCGAGTGGTCATCCTGGAGTACCAATGCCCGCAAAAGACTCAAGGAAGATACATCCTTTGGAAATCTTCCGGACAAGATCGACGTCTTTGTCGTACGGGAACAACCCATCTCTGTGGAAGAGAAGGCTTTTAACCGCTTCAAGGCGGTAAAAAGCTTTTTCGGCAAGGTCGCGGCACTGCGGGATTTTCTCGGAAGCGCCAAGCCCGAATCCGAATATTTTTCCGAGATGTTCTCCTACTTTGTGAACATTCTCAAAGCCTATGCCAGCGTTAACGAACAGGTTGTAGGCAGCTTTCTGCTGGTTGAGCATATTGTTGAGGACTATCCCTACCTCAATCCGGGACTTGGAATCACCTTTAAGGACCTGATTGAAGAGATCGATGATATCATGGCCCTCTTCGGCAAGATCGAGGATTCGGAACTGGCGAAAAGATTCCTGGCGGAACTCAAAGCTCTGGATGAATGGCCGGAGTACTATGTAAAGATATTCCCCACCAGCCTTTCAAAGTACATTATCGACGAGTTATACGCTGCGGGCCACGATGACCTGGTCCAGTCCCTCTTTTCCGATATCATTGAGAAGTACCGGGAAAACAGGGAGGCCTTTATCTGGCTTGCCAAACACTATGAAAATGATCCCCGGGTTGCCGAGTACGGCATTGAATACGAGAAGATCCTGATCAATATGATTCACCTGGTGGACATTACCTTCCGGGAGATTACCAACCGCAGGGACGTCAGCAGTAACCGAAAACTGAATCGCCAGGCCCAGAATTTCCTTTTCAAGGAAAAACGCCTGGAGAATTATCTCATGAAGGCCGACGAGGACTCCATTCACCGGCTGTACACCCTGGTCTCCGACGTTAAGGATCTGGATCCCTCTATTTCAATTGAACTTAAACATAAGATTATCGAACGTTTCCCGAACTTCAAGTTCTTCGGCGAACCCGCTCCCGCCGCTTCAGTCGGACGGGTCAAGATAAAGGGACTCATTGTTACGGCGTCGAGTTACCAGAGAAAGCAGGATGAGCTGCGTCATATTATCGATGTCGAAATACCTGAAAACTCCAGGGAGATAGGAACGGCTTCGGCCCTGGGCGACCTTCGGGAAAACGCCGAGTACAAAGCGGCGAAGGAAAAACAGGAACTCCTTAACCTTAATGTCAGCAGGTTGAAGGATGATCTGGACAAGGCACAGATTTTCGACAAAAACCAGGTTGATACCGAGCAGGTCTCCTTCGGAACCAGGGTTGAGCTTCTCAATAACAATACAGGCAAGGTTGAAACCTACGCCTTTTTCGGACCCTGGGAATCAGACCCCAATAAAAATGTGATTTCCTACCAGTCCCCCTTCGGCATGAAACTGTGGGGATTGAAGGAAGGTGAGCACATTGATTTCTCGATCAACGAGAACCACTACGACTATACGGTAAAGAGTATTGCAAAAGGAGATTTTTAAGCATTCATGATGAAACGTGCCGTTCTCATAGTATTCATAATCCTCGCCGCCCTCAGCCTGGCGGCGGAACCGATGGATATGATTGTTCTGTTGGACGTATCCCAGAGTATGTTTCCATACTTCGACGATACCATCAATTTTCTTCTGAAAGATTTAATTGACGGACACCTTCAGACTGGGGACGGTTTTCATTTACTGAGTTTCGCCGGGTCACCGGAACAGGAAATACACCGCGTAATAAACTCAGAAAGCGATATGGAAGCTGTACTTGCACGTATAATGCTTCTGCACCCTCTGGGCCGTCATACGGATCTGCTCTTTGCCATGAACTATCTGTATGATTATGTCTCCCGCCTTCCCCTTCGTACCAGCAAGAATATTCTCATCCTGACCGATGGTATCCATGACCCTCCCCCCGGGACATCCTACCCGGCTGAAACAGCGGCGCAGAGAGAAAACAACAGGGAAGAAGTGGTGCGGGTGGCCACAAAAATGAAGCGCGAAGGCTGGCAGGTCCGTCTTATACAGTTCCCCAGAGATCTTTCTTCGGCTGCGGATAGTGCAGGGACCGGAGAGGGCTCATTGGCTGAGGAACAAATCGATACTTCCGGGGAGATACGTTCTCCTGAAGAAAAACCGAAGGATTCCAGTACTTCCTCGATAAACGAATCGGGTCCTTCCGGAGAGAATGATTCGAACCTTTATGACTCCATTTCAGAAGCCCTGGGCGTCGATATTATCGAATACGAAAGCGGCCGGGAATTGAGCCATGCAGCCACAGGGGCACCGCATCTTCAATTCCCCGATAATCTCGGGGCCGTGGCGAGAAGCTTCACGGTTCCCTTCACGATAACAAATTATATCGACAACTCGATTCTCATAAAGCTTAACCGGATACAGACGCGGGGAATAAATATTCTGGATGAACCTGTTCAGCTTAAGCTTGGTGCTGAGGGCTCCGGCACCCTGAACGCTCACATGACGCTGCCCGAGTCCTTTGAACCCGGGGAATACCGTCTCGATGTTGAACTGTTCTTTTCAGATGATCTGCGTATTTTCCCCCGGAAGGGAGAACTGATTTTTGAACTGAAAAGTCCGGTAAACCTTGCCTGGATAAAGATCGTTCTGTTTGTAATCCTGGGACTTGCCCTTCTGTATTTCCTGCTGTTTTATATTATCTTTCCCTTGAGCCGGCATATTGAACATAACGCCGGAGCGGATAAGACCTACGTCAGCCTCCAGGCAGCCTCCGGTTCAGATCGAGACCCCGCAGCCCTGCAAAAGGCCGGACACGCTGCTCAATCAGAACCCGTGCACGCTAAAGGCAAGGTTCCGCTCCTTGAAGCTTCCCATTATACTCCCGGGGGGAAAATCCCCCTCTCCCAGATATCCTCATCCCAGACAGCAATTCTTCAGGATATGAAACCGGGACACCGTCCCATCGAATTCCGGCTTTCCGGTCAAAATCCTTATAACGGCGGTCGCAACATTCGCTGGGTGGGAAAGAACAGCAGATCCGTCGGCGGCGGCGGTTCGTTCTTCCTGATATTCCTTATTAAGGTTCCGGAGAGAATAGCTGAAGTCACCTTTACCGAAACCGGCCTGCGTTTTACGCCCATCCGGGAAGAGTTCTTCCCTTCCCTTTCAGGGCCGATTGAAAACTGTCTGAACAAGCCTGTTCTGCTGGAAACTGAATACGGCAGTTTTACAATGGTTTTCAGGGAATGGATATCCCCGCTGGAAAGGATAAACCACGTTCTCCACCTTACCGACCATCCCGGGGTAACTCCGGAAGATATGGTATAGAGTACCGGCGGATCGTACCGGGCAGCTTGAGGATCACAGTTTTTCCAGTGCTTCCTCAGCTGTTTTTTTTATTGATGAAGAGGTATTGCTTTCGCTCAATGTCTGCACCTTGTCCCGTAATCCGCTGAAACGGTTTTCCCCTATACCCTTCAAGGCCATCAGAACAACAGAAACATCCCCGTGGGTCAGAAATCTTTCAAAGTAGTCGGCAAGCCTCGGGTTTTCTTCCTGCGACATGGCCTTTACCAGCTCAATAAAGATACGGGAACCGGGTTGCTTTTCCTCTTTTTCCAGAATCGTATCTATAAGACCAAAGGAGTTTCCCAGATCATTTTTTACAAGTTCCTGTAGCGCTACGATTCTGGAGGCCTGGGAATAGCGCTGATTCCCGGCCAGGTCCCGGAGACTCCTGTAGGATCTCCCGCCGATCTTTCCGAGGGCCTGGATCGCAGCGATTCGGATCCTCTCTTCAGGATCCCGGGTAGCCTTGTATACGAGAATATCGATGGCATCTTTCTCTTTTCTCTCCCCCAGTGTCTCGACTGCCGCAAGACGAACCCTCCAGAAGGAGTCCCTGAGAGCTTCCATCAGGTAATCCAGGACTTCCCCGCTTTCAAAGGTCGTCAGGGCCCGTACAGCGTAGGTACGGAGAATTGTATCATCGTCGTTCAGTAAATCAGCGAGCACGGGCAGGACCTCGGGAGTTCCGATTTCTCCCAGGGCCTGACAGGCCCGCCAGCGGTAGGATCGTTCCTGGCTTGCATCGGTGACGATTTCTTCCAGAAAGGGAATACTCTCGCTGTCCTTGAGCATTCCCAGGGCGCTTAGCGCGGAGGCCCGCACATTCTGTCCAAGGGAGGTATCGTCATAAAGATCCCGCAAGAATTGAATATCCCCGGGATCCCCCAGTCTGCCGATCCCCTCCACGGCCTTCATTGCAACGGCAGTCTGTTGAGAACTGGTAAAATCCTTGAGTATCTCCACACCTTCCCTGTGATCAAGTTCAATAAAGTACTCAATTCCTGCAATTATGAGTTCTTCCTTGTCAGGATAGTCGAGGAGTATTTTCTCTACCTGCTCAAGAGCGGGCCTGTATTCCACGGAACTGAAAATTCTGACAGCCGCTGCCTTCAGCTCCTGATTTCGTGAATTGACAAGAAGATCCATGATTTCTTCGGTGAAATCATCAATATCTTCATCATCTTCGAGATCCTTCAACAGAGAGATAACCTCGCTGTCGATACCGTATCGCAGGATATCCCTGCGCTGATCATCATCCCGGTTTTCTTCCGGATTCCCGGTCGTCTGCCCCTCCATCGGCAAAGTGAAAAAGGGTTGAGAAAGAAGGAGGAAAACAAGGATTCCCATCCGCATCATTTTATTCAATCCGAACCCTCCGTCTTCGAAACAGGATATCGATGGCTTCTACTTTGAGAATCTTGTACATACCGAGGCTGATTAAGGTAAAAATGATCGCCGGTAGAATAAGCCGCAGCAGATTGATTACAGTAGCGCCCTGTTGCCACCAGTTCCCAGTGTAATGCCTGAACAGGACAAAAACAATGATCCCGGGAAACATGGAAAAAACAATCTTTCCAAGGGTTTTCAGGTTACGCTGAAGCAGGCCGTACTCGCTGTGCCAAAGACACGGCATATACAGTACCAGAAGCCCGAGACTGAAAGCAGCAGTATTCGCATACGCCAGACCTGCAACCCCCAGGCTCGTCTCCTTCCACCACAGGGACAATGCTATGTCCGCCAGGGCCACGATACAGGCTGTAAGTGTAACCCGGCGGTAGTTTCCCGCGGAAAAATAATACCTCTGGAGAAAGTTGAAAGCCCCGACCGGAAAAAGTCCCCAGGTGTAGGCTTTCAGAATCTGATATGTGTATATCGTATCTTCTGCAGCGAATTTATTTCTCTGATATGCAACCGCAATAATCTCCTTTCCAAGGAAAAGAAGTACCAGCATTGAAGGAACGAGCAGTATTAGAAGCAGGTCGATCCCAAGCCGAATGGAATCATCCAGGGCCTCATTATTACCCTCTGCAAACTGTCTGCTCATGCGGGGAAACATGACCGTTGTTACGGAGGCGGAGAAAATCCCCATGGGCAGCTGCCAGAAGATAATCGCATTCTGGAGCCCCGCTACTCCTTTGTCATCTATTCCGGATGCAAAGCGGATTGCTATTATCTGAATTATCGAAAAAATGGATGAGGCAGCGACAACGGGTCCCCATCTGTGCATAACACGCTTGAAACCCGGACTCCTGAACCTGAAGGAGGGCTTCATGCTGTAGCCCTGTTTAAGGAAAAAAGGCAGCTGAAACAGTATCTGTCCCAGTCCGCCGAGAAGGACTCCCACCGCCATGGCAAATACTCCGAGGCGGGTATAAAAGAGGATAAGACTGCTTATTACGGCAATGGAAAAAAGAACCGGAGTGAAGGCCGGGACAAAAAAGCGACCATGGCTGTTGAGAACGGCCATGATGGTGGCATTGATACTGATGAGGAGTATATAGAATATGAACCAGCGGAACAGGTCTACCGCGAGCTTTATCTGCGCTGGATCGGACAGCTCCGAAAGAACATAACGAATCAGCACTTCAGCGAAAATAACAGCCAGAATACAGAATGGAACCAGTACCGTTATCTGGAACCCCATCAGAAGACTCGTAAGCTGCCGGGCCTTTCCTCCCGCGGGTTCATCTACGAGGGATGCCGATATTTCGGGAATAAACGCCGAAGACAGGGCTCCTTCGGCCATAAGTTTACGCAGGTTGTTGGGAACGGCAAAGGTAAGATGCAGAACGCTGGCCTCACCTCCGGCACCGAAAAGCGATGCAATCAGGGCATTGCGTACAAAGCCCAGCAGCCGGGAGAGAAAGGTACACCCCATGACGATGAAGGCAGCCAGGGTGCTTCGCGTATTGCTCTTATGTGTGTTTTCCTCGGTACTCATCAAGAAAAGCCTCTTTATATTCTCGGAATGCGGAGTTTCGAATTGCAGTTCTAATATTCCGGGTCATTCTCATAAGAAAATGTATGTTGTGTTCAGTTGCGAGCATTGGTCCAAGGATCTCTTTGGCTTTGAAAAGATGCCGAATATAAGCACGACTGTATCGCCGGCAGGCAGTGCAGTCGCATTCGGAATCGATCGGGCCTGTATCCTTTTCAAATCTGGCATTCTTTAAGGCCATAACACCCCGGGGAGTAAAAACAGAACCGTTTCTGGCGATGCGTGTAGGAAAAACGCAGTCAAAAAGATCAATACCGTTCTCGACAGCGGCCAGTATATACTCGGGGGTGCCGATTCCCATAAGGTAATGGGGTTTTTCGGGGGGAAGCAGTTCTCCTGTATGGTGCAGCATCTCAAGAAAAAGAGGAAAAGGTTCTCCCACGGACAGCCCCCCTACGGCCACCCCTGGAAAATCCAGCGGCAGCAGCTCCTCAGCGCTCCGTTGTCTCAGATCCTTGTAGAAATTCCCCTGAAGAATCGGAAAAAGGGCTCTGCCCGGGGCGGGATCATGGAGTTGCCACTCCTTCAGGCTCCTTTTGGCCCAGGCCGTTGTAATCTCCAGAGCCTTCAGGGCCTCCCGGTATTCAATATCCGGCGGCGTACAGACATCGAGAACCATGGCTATATCGCTGTTCAGAGAATTCTGTATGCCCACAACCTTCTCCGGGGTCAGTTCATGATAACTTCCGTCGATGTGGCTTCGAAAACGTACACCTTCCTCCGTGATTTTTCGAAAAGTCGCGAGAGAAAAAACCTGAAAGCCTCCCGAATCGGTCAGGATATTACCCTTCCAGCTGGAAAACTGATGCAGACCGCCATAGGCGTCGATAACCTCTGTCCCCGGACGCAGATAGAGATGATAGGTGTTTCCCAGAATCAGGGGCACTCCCATCTCTTCAAGCTTCTGATGAGAGATAGCTTTAACGCTTCCATTGGTCCCCACCGGCATGAAAGCAGGGGTTTCCATACTCCCATGGGCAAGTTCCAGAATGCCGTTTCGGGCCAGGCTGGTTCCGTCCCTTTCGGTAACAGTAAATTTAATGCTCATAGAACCTCATGTCCGGATAAATTTTAACATTGCAGTCCCGATGGTCAGAAAAATAATAACCGGGATAAATGAACCGGCCACCGGAGAAAGATAACCGATTACTGCAAATAGACTTGTCAACATCTGAAAAACATAGAAAACAACAGATAAAGACAGACTTAACAGCAGACTCATAAGAAGCACATTTTTCTTGAATCTGCTTCCTATTGCAGAAGAAAGCATGGCGACGATTATTGGCGTAAAAGCAAAGGCTATCCTTTTATAATAATCCGTCCGCTCCGCGCGGCTCTCCTGGCCGGATCGTCTGAGTTCCTCGATATAGACCTGAGCTTCCGACAGGGTCATTTCTTCAATATCCTTCTGTTTGCGCTGAAAATTGGCGGGATCATCCGTCAGGAGCGGATCAGTGTATTCGGCATATCTATCTTCTGCAAGTCCTGAATCAGAAAAAGAATAAACCCTGGCATCCCGCATAATCCAGATGGATCCGTTATACTCAGCCCAGGCAGCGTCTATACGCTTTTTGAATCTTCCATCATCCGTCAACATGAGAACCACAAGATTGGAGATGGTTCTGTCTGCGTTGTTATAGTATTCCGCTGAGTAAATGACTCCGCCGGCATCTCCACGAATTGTAACATTCGAATTGTTCAGGTTCTCCCGCTGTCCCAGTACCTGCTGCATCAGGGCATTCTTTTTGCTGTAACTTTCTATTACCACGGCATCTTCGAAACCCAAGAGGCCCAGACCGAGAAAGGCTCCCAGAACAAGCAGGGGACTTACCGCGTAGCGAAGGGAAACTCCTGAACCGAGCAGGGCAATCAGTTCATTATTACCGTAAAGCTGGCCCAGGGTGTAGGAGATGGAAAATAATAGAGATATGGGAACAGCATAGGATATACATTTGGGAATATAGAGCAGTTGAAGTTGAAGGATAACGGCGACCGGAACATCCTGGTTCAGGTAGCGCCAGAGGTTACCGAAAAGATCCACCATCTGAAGCATGAGAACAAAGAAAAACAGGGCTGTAAAAAAAACCGGTATACAGTCCAGGAGGAGCATCCGTCTCAGCAACTTCATCGACGGCTCCGGATAATAAGCAGGCCTGTTCCTGCGGCAAGAATAACCAGATTACCCGTCCATATTGCAATCCAG
This window encodes:
- a CDS encoding LptF/LptG family permease — encoded protein: MKLLRRMLLLDCIPVFFTALFFFVLMLQMVDLFGNLWRYLNQDVPVAVILQLQLLYIPKCISYAVPISLLFSISYTLGQLYGNNELIALLGSGVSLRYAVSPLLVLGAFLGLGLLGFEDAVVIESYSKKNALMQQVLGQRENLNNSNVTIRGDAGGVIYSAEYYNNADRTISNLVVLMLTDDGRFKKRIDAAWAEYNGSIWIMRDARVYSFSDSGLAEDRYAEYTDPLLTDDPANFQRKQKDIEEMTLSEAQVYIEELRRSGQESRAERTDYYKRIAFAFTPIIVAMLSSAIGSRFKKNVLLMSLLLSLSLSVVFYVFQMLTSLFAVIGYLSPVAGSFIPVIIFLTIGTAMLKFIRT
- a CDS encoding vWA domain-containing protein yields the protein MMKRAVLIVFIILAALSLAAEPMDMIVLLDVSQSMFPYFDDTINFLLKDLIDGHLQTGDGFHLLSFAGSPEQEIHRVINSESDMEAVLARIMLLHPLGRHTDLLFAMNYLYDYVSRLPLRTSKNILILTDGIHDPPPGTSYPAETAAQRENNREEVVRVATKMKREGWQVRLIQFPRDLSSAADSAGTGEGSLAEEQIDTSGEIRSPEEKPKDSSTSSINESGPSGENDSNLYDSISEALGVDIIEYESGRELSHAATGAPHLQFPDNLGAVARSFTVPFTITNYIDNSILIKLNRIQTRGINILDEPVQLKLGAEGSGTLNAHMTLPESFEPGEYRLDVELFFSDDLRIFPRKGELIFELKSPVNLAWIKIVLFVILGLALLYFLLFYIIFPLSRHIEHNAGADKTYVSLQAASGSDRDPAALQKAGHAAQSEPVHAKGKVPLLEASHYTPGGKIPLSQISSSQTAILQDMKPGHRPIEFRLSGQNPYNGGRNIRWVGKNSRSVGGGGSFFLIFLIKVPERIAEVTFTETGLRFTPIREEFFPSLSGPIENCLNKPVLLETEYGSFTMVFREWISPLERINHVLHLTDHPGVTPEDMV
- the murJ gene encoding murein biosynthesis integral membrane protein MurJ translates to MSTEENTHKSNTRSTLAAFIVMGCTFLSRLLGFVRNALIASLFGAGGEASVLHLTFAVPNNLRKLMAEGALSSAFIPEISASLVDEPAGGKARQLTSLLMGFQITVLVPFCILAVIFAEVLIRYVLSELSDPAQIKLAVDLFRWFIFYILLISINATIMAVLNSHGRFFVPAFTPVLFSIAVISSLILFYTRLGVFAMAVGVLLGGLGQILFQLPFFLKQGYSMKPSFRFRSPGFKRVMHRWGPVVAASSIFSIIQIIAIRFASGIDDKGVAGLQNAIIFWQLPMGIFSASVTTVMFPRMSRQFAEGNNEALDDSIRLGIDLLLILLVPSMLVLLFLGKEIIAVAYQRNKFAAEDTIYTYQILKAYTWGLFPVGAFNFLQRYYFSAGNYRRVTLTACIVALADIALSLWWKETSLGVAGLAYANTAAFSLGLLVLYMPCLWHSEYGLLQRNLKTLGKIVFSMFPGIIVFVLFRHYTGNWWQQGATVINLLRLILPAIIFTLISLGMYKILKVEAIDILFRRRRVRIE
- the greA gene encoding transcription elongation factor GreA — its product is MSTQSVKAVSELLNEEKWTRATLNSYGINNFQELDAVIADVVDDGSEEEVREICEEHLKHTKNSIIALYIAGILALRRQLVDDTNLVMIINIFTDNRKWNIVEYLCKRILEFGENKFALRTLADCYDNKNEDENKIEIWERLIKVDYEEADIVRQLAEFREEEKDIEGAIDYYKKAIHRYINKKMFTNIKDIWDKLVEYCPEETDFFFNVDKKIEKMISPERASQLLENLYGYYREAEDWDKSIDILKRILDYDPKNVWARKEITECYRQKFKDHSQLAEYIRISNLTQSWRNVHDAIADFEKHISFDSGNFVCHRSWGIGRIRAIDGDDITIDFTRKRGHSMSLKMAVNALSSLQRDHIWVLKVTKSKDELRSMVKEDPSWALRTIIRSFDNAANMKQIKAELVPSILTPSEWSSWSTNARKRLKEDTSFGNLPDKIDVFVVREQPISVEEKAFNRFKAVKSFFGKVAALRDFLGSAKPESEYFSEMFSYFVNILKAYASVNEQVVGSFLLVEHIVEDYPYLNPGLGITFKDLIEEIDDIMALFGKIEDSELAKRFLAELKALDEWPEYYVKIFPTSLSKYIIDELYAAGHDDLVQSLFSDIIEKYRENREAFIWLAKHYENDPRVAEYGIEYEKILINMIHLVDITFREITNRRDVSSNRKLNRQAQNFLFKEKRLENYLMKADEDSIHRLYTLVSDVKDLDPSISIELKHKIIERFPNFKFFGEPAPAASVGRVKIKGLIVTASSYQRKQDELRHIIDVEIPENSREIGTASALGDLRENAEYKAAKEKQELLNLNVSRLKDDLDKAQIFDKNQVDTEQVSFGTRVELLNNNTGKVETYAFFGPWESDPNKNVISYQSPFGMKLWGLKEGEHIDFSINENHYDYTVKSIAKGDF
- the tgt gene encoding tRNA guanosine(34) transglycosylase Tgt → MSIKFTVTERDGTSLARNGILELAHGSMETPAFMPVGTNGSVKAISHQKLEEMGVPLILGNTYHLYLRPGTEVIDAYGGLHQFSSWKGNILTDSGGFQVFSLATFRKITEEGVRFRSHIDGSYHELTPEKVVGIQNSLNSDIAMVLDVCTPPDIEYREALKALEITTAWAKRSLKEWQLHDPAPGRALFPILQGNFYKDLRQRSAEELLPLDFPGVAVGGLSVGEPFPLFLEMLHHTGELLPPEKPHYLMGIGTPEYILAAVENGIDLFDCVFPTRIARNGSVFTPRGVMALKNARFEKDTGPIDSECDCTACRRYSRAYIRHLFKAKEILGPMLATEHNIHFLMRMTRNIRTAIRNSAFREYKEAFLDEYRGKHT
- a CDS encoding HEAT repeat domain-containing protein; translation: MMRMGILVFLLLSQPFFTLPMEGQTTGNPEENRDDDQRRDILRYGIDSEVISLLKDLEDDEDIDDFTEEIMDLLVNSRNQELKAAAVRIFSSVEYRPALEQVEKILLDYPDKEELIIAGIEYFIELDHREGVEILKDFTSSQQTAVAMKAVEGIGRLGDPGDIQFLRDLYDDTSLGQNVRASALSALGMLKDSESIPFLEEIVTDASQERSYRWRACQALGEIGTPEVLPVLADLLNDDDTILRTYAVRALTTFESGEVLDYLMEALRDSFWRVRLAAVETLGERKEKDAIDILVYKATRDPEERIRIAAIQALGKIGGRSYRSLRDLAGNQRYSQASRIVALQELVKNDLGNSFGLIDTILEKEEKQPGSRIFIELVKAMSQEENPRLADYFERFLTHGDVSVVLMALKGIGENRFSGLRDKVQTLSESNTSSSIKKTAEEALEKL